From the Nodularia sp. NIES-3585 genome, one window contains:
- a CDS encoding DMT family transporter, whose amino-acid sequence MHHSSGRWRLGLALSLLTVFLWGILPIALAVTLQVLDVYTIIWFRFLVSFALLAVFLGVRGQLPNSQQLRTSSGKLLAIATLFLAFNYFLFMQGLALTSPANAQVLIQLAPLLLSFGGLLIFQERYTLHQWIGVSILTSGYIVFFREQITNLITSQETYFFGSSLIILGAIAWAIYALSQKQLLQSLSSPNIMLIIYGGCALLFTPFAKPETILTLNNYYLLTLIFCALNTLVSYGAFAESLEHWEASKVSAALALVPIITLSSVALVSVLSPSLIPIENLTSIGLFGAFLVVSGSVAIALGKT is encoded by the coding sequence ATGCATCACAGTTCCGGTCGCTGGCGTTTGGGTCTAGCATTATCGCTGCTGACGGTCTTTTTGTGGGGAATTTTACCTATAGCACTTGCAGTAACTTTACAAGTTCTTGATGTCTATACGATTATTTGGTTTCGGTTTTTGGTGTCATTTGCGCTACTGGCTGTGTTTTTAGGAGTGCGGGGTCAATTACCCAACTCACAGCAATTGCGTACTAGTTCTGGTAAATTATTAGCGATCGCTACTTTATTTTTAGCATTTAATTACTTCCTATTTATGCAAGGTCTAGCGTTAACATCACCCGCTAACGCTCAAGTTCTCATTCAATTAGCACCCCTATTATTAAGTTTTGGTGGTTTATTGATTTTTCAAGAACGTTATACACTGCATCAATGGATTGGTGTCAGTATACTCACATCTGGTTATATTGTATTTTTTCGTGAACAAATCACCAATTTAATCACATCACAGGAAACTTATTTTTTCGGGAGTAGTTTGATTATCTTAGGAGCAATAGCTTGGGCTATTTATGCTTTGTCCCAAAAGCAGTTATTGCAATCTTTATCCTCTCCTAACATCATGCTAATTATTTACGGCGGATGTGCTTTATTATTTACTCCATTTGCTAAACCAGAAACAATTTTAACCTTGAATAATTACTATTTATTAACATTGATTTTTTGTGCTTTAAATACTTTAGTTTCCTATGGTGCTTTTGCCGAATCATTAGAACATTGGGAAGCATCAAAAGTAAGTGCAGCCTTAGCTTTAGTTCCTATTATTACCTTAAGCTCAGTTGCTCTTGTCTCAGTATTATCACCTTCTTTAATACCCATAGAAAACCTGACTTCAATTGGTCTATTCGGCGCATTTTTAGTGGTAAGTGGTTCTGTAGCGATCGCCTTAGGTAAAACCTGA